Proteins encoded in a region of the Pseudothermotoga elfii DSM 9442 = NBRC 107921 genome:
- a CDS encoding MDR/zinc-dependent alcohol dehydrogenase-like family protein — MKALFYDGNLRLIQIDKPRMHKGFALVKILMAGICNTDLEILKGYMNFSGILGHEFVGIVEKGPSALIGKRVVGEINIPCKKCDLCLEGLWRHCRNMRVLGINGYNGVFAQYALIPVENLHVLPHEIADEEAVFVEPLAAAFRITEQINFTGHEKIAVFGDGKLGLVISKALNFSNIAHVLFGKHEEKLSLAKKWTDVEFADNIEKYDRHFDVVIDATGKQSGLQQALYAVKPEGTIVLKTTVAGKISIDMSTATVNEVTIVGSRCGPFPKAIFALQNGLRVVDLIEDVFDFDDYQKAFEKASGALKVILKIQD; from the coding sequence GTGAAAGCTTTATTTTATGATGGAAATCTTCGATTAATTCAGATTGACAAGCCACGAATGCACAAGGGGTTTGCACTTGTCAAAATTTTGATGGCGGGAATTTGCAATACTGATCTTGAAATATTAAAAGGTTATATGAATTTTTCGGGTATACTTGGTCATGAGTTTGTGGGTATCGTAGAAAAAGGTCCATCTGCACTCATTGGAAAACGTGTGGTTGGTGAAATAAACATACCGTGTAAAAAATGTGATTTATGCCTGGAAGGACTCTGGCGGCACTGCAGAAATATGAGAGTGCTGGGTATAAACGGTTATAATGGGGTTTTTGCGCAGTATGCCCTGATTCCTGTAGAAAACCTTCATGTCCTGCCACACGAGATAGCGGATGAAGAAGCCGTTTTTGTTGAACCTCTGGCTGCTGCGTTCAGAATAACCGAACAAATCAATTTTACTGGCCATGAGAAAATTGCCGTTTTTGGCGATGGGAAGCTTGGTTTAGTAATATCGAAGGCTTTGAATTTTTCAAATATAGCGCATGTACTTTTTGGCAAGCACGAAGAAAAATTATCTCTTGCAAAAAAATGGACTGATGTTGAATTTGCAGACAATATTGAAAAATATGACCGCCACTTTGATGTTGTAATAGATGCAACAGGAAAACAAAGTGGATTGCAGCAAGCCCTGTATGCAGTCAAACCAGAAGGAACGATTGTTTTGAAAACAACGGTCGCTGGAAAAATAAGCATAGATATGAGCACAGCAACTGTTAATGAAGTAACCATAGTAGGGTCACGATGTGGACCTTTTCCAAAGGCAATTTTCGCTCTTCAAAATGGCTTAAGGGTAGTTGATCTGATAGAAGATGTATTTGATTTTGACGATTATCAGAAAGCTTTTGAAAAAGCAAGTGGGGCATTGAAGGTAATTCTTAAGATTCAGGATTAA
- a CDS encoding redox-sensing transcriptional repressor Rex, which translates to MKIPKPTVKRLAIYYRCLERLVDKGIDNISSRQLAEMLHIKDTQVRKDLSYFGNFGRRGFGYKTRVLLDEIRKILGIHKRWNVIIVGAGNIGKAIARFKQIEKHNFKITGIFDVDRKKIGKRINSDLIVMSVDEMENFIEKTGSELAVIATPAEAAQLIADRLKNSGIKGIICFAPVTLNTDIPVEYVDITIFFKTLVHSVISLSHNI; encoded by the coding sequence ATGAAGATTCCAAAACCAACTGTGAAAAGGCTGGCAATTTATTACAGATGTCTTGAAAGGCTTGTTGACAAAGGTATAGATAACATATCCTCCAGACAGCTGGCAGAGATGCTGCACATAAAAGATACACAGGTGAGAAAAGATTTATCATATTTTGGTAATTTTGGGCGACGTGGTTTTGGCTACAAAACAAGGGTTCTTTTGGATGAAATCAGGAAAATTCTTGGAATACACAAACGATGGAATGTGATAATAGTGGGTGCCGGCAACATAGGCAAGGCTATAGCGAGGTTTAAACAAATCGAAAAACATAATTTTAAGATAACAGGGATTTTCGATGTTGATCGAAAAAAGATAGGCAAGCGTATAAATTCCGACCTGATAGTTATGAGCGTTGATGAAATGGAAAATTTCATTGAAAAAACAGGATCAGAGCTTGCCGTTATTGCCACGCCAGCCGAAGCAGCCCAGCTCATAGCAGATAGATTGAAAAATTCCGGTATCAAGGGTATAATATGTTTTGCCCCTGTGACATTGAATACAGATATACCGGTTGAATATGTGGACATCACTATTTTCTTCAAGACATTAGTCCATTCTGTTATTTCACTTTCACACAATATATAG
- a CDS encoding adenosylcobalamin-dependent ribonucleoside-diphosphate reductase has translation MYSDLIEKYKKIQPSQNAVRILTERYFIKTPAGEFIEKSWHDVAHRVARVVASAELINNPALENLSKSEKLDYIKLLEKEFFDLLASRIFIPNSPTLFNSGMGVDYELLYKPLEQMELDDYSKIIQMRNHLHMLSACFVVPVEDSIDGIFTAVKEYALITKAGGGIGSNFSSLRPNGSFVAGTHGKASGPISFMHVFNSAVSVVEQGYRRRGALMGILNIDHPDIMDFISAKKGNDGEKVLRFFNISVGIPMRREELLRIYERDGTIRLNHSKWHGEKEIKVREIIQKMAQSAWETGDPGMVFLGEMNRYYALYPHKEIISTNPCGEIGLGAYEACNLGSIDLAKLYTQNGVDWDALEKATRIAVRFLDNVIDVNVFPIDKISKAVKESRRLGLGIMGFADLLYKMDIPYDSEEARRLAKNIMAFMALHSHEESSKLGEEKGNFPLFEQSRYHTEDDFVPFSMDESDYDEEIFEHFRNVAPKFKRNVAVLAIAPTGSISNIADTSSGLEPNFLLAYVRYVNKQNSDEREPLFYVNEVLKQKLPEDLINSIKDKLVEDGTLKHLEIDEEIKRVFVVSHDIKPIDHLLMQEAFQCYVDNNISKTINLPNSATVDDVVEVYIEALKHKIRGLTIYRDGSLQTQVLTSTKSLKTKDAPKIQFFVLDEKHRLRAKPRKETLRSVTRKYKSSSGTTYITVSFDDTGEAIEIFLSNGTETAEAIGRLSSTALRAGVSVDEIIEQLVKVKGDYVRNVGIEIKKAIDDFAELWTEKNNVETEVMRIDGTAKTPEEVEKFVIANGLEWKQGYYVDIDGNTYCPSCLSKNSLIMQEGCVSCKICGWSRCS, from the coding sequence ATGTACTCAGACCTGATTGAAAAATATAAAAAGATTCAGCCATCGCAGAATGCAGTTAGAATATTGACAGAAAGGTACTTTATCAAAACGCCAGCGGGTGAATTTATCGAAAAAAGCTGGCACGATGTTGCCCATCGTGTGGCAAGAGTTGTGGCAAGTGCTGAATTGATTAATAATCCCGCCCTGGAAAACCTTTCAAAAAGTGAAAAGCTTGACTACATTAAATTGCTGGAGAAAGAGTTTTTCGATCTTTTAGCGAGCCGAATTTTCATTCCAAATAGCCCTACATTGTTTAATTCAGGTATGGGAGTTGATTATGAGCTTTTGTATAAACCTCTGGAGCAGATGGAGCTCGATGATTATTCAAAAATAATACAAATGAGAAATCATCTTCATATGTTATCCGCATGTTTTGTTGTGCCTGTTGAAGATAGTATTGATGGAATTTTCACCGCGGTGAAAGAATATGCGTTGATAACAAAAGCCGGAGGAGGTATTGGAAGCAATTTCAGCTCCTTAAGGCCAAATGGAAGCTTTGTGGCGGGAACTCACGGAAAAGCCTCTGGTCCCATCAGCTTTATGCATGTTTTTAATTCAGCTGTCTCTGTGGTTGAGCAGGGTTACAGAAGAAGAGGGGCGTTGATGGGTATTTTGAATATCGATCATCCAGATATAATGGACTTCATATCTGCAAAAAAAGGCAACGACGGAGAAAAGGTTCTGAGGTTCTTCAACATATCTGTTGGAATCCCAATGAGAAGGGAGGAACTTCTGAGAATTTATGAAAGAGATGGAACAATCAGATTGAATCATTCAAAATGGCATGGGGAAAAAGAAATAAAAGTACGTGAAATAATACAGAAAATGGCTCAAAGCGCATGGGAAACTGGCGACCCAGGAATGGTGTTTCTTGGTGAAATGAACAGATATTATGCATTATATCCACATAAAGAGATAATTTCCACAAATCCATGTGGAGAAATAGGGCTTGGTGCGTATGAGGCCTGTAATCTTGGTTCAATCGATCTGGCAAAACTGTATACACAGAATGGTGTTGACTGGGATGCATTAGAAAAAGCTACAAGGATTGCTGTCAGGTTCCTTGACAATGTTATAGATGTAAATGTTTTTCCAATCGATAAAATCTCCAAAGCCGTCAAGGAGTCCAGAAGATTGGGACTTGGAATCATGGGCTTTGCCGATTTACTTTACAAAATGGATATTCCCTATGATTCTGAAGAAGCCAGAAGACTTGCGAAAAATATAATGGCATTCATGGCATTACATTCTCATGAAGAATCATCAAAACTTGGGGAAGAGAAAGGAAATTTCCCCCTGTTTGAACAGAGCAGGTATCATACAGAAGATGATTTTGTTCCCTTTTCGATGGATGAAAGTGATTATGATGAAGAGATTTTTGAACACTTCAGAAATGTTGCTCCAAAATTCAAAAGAAATGTAGCCGTCCTTGCAATTGCTCCTACCGGGTCAATATCAAATATTGCTGACACTTCTTCTGGGCTTGAACCTAATTTTCTGCTCGCATACGTTAGATATGTGAACAAACAAAATAGCGATGAGCGGGAGCCACTGTTTTATGTCAATGAAGTTCTTAAGCAAAAACTTCCTGAAGACCTTATCAATTCAATCAAAGACAAACTTGTGGAAGATGGAACACTTAAACATTTGGAAATCGATGAGGAGATCAAAAGAGTATTTGTAGTATCGCATGATATAAAACCCATCGACCATTTATTGATGCAGGAAGCGTTTCAATGTTACGTGGACAACAACATATCCAAGACCATAAATTTACCCAATAGCGCTACTGTTGACGATGTAGTGGAAGTTTATATTGAAGCTTTGAAACATAAAATACGTGGATTAACAATTTACAGGGATGGTTCTTTACAGACTCAGGTTTTAACATCGACGAAATCTCTTAAAACAAAAGATGCACCAAAAATTCAATTTTTCGTACTTGACGAAAAGCACAGGTTGAGAGCCAAACCGAGAAAAGAAACTTTGAGAAGCGTGACAAGAAAGTATAAGAGCTCTTCAGGGACAACGTATATAACTGTTTCTTTTGATGATACAGGAGAAGCAATAGAGATATTCCTCTCCAACGGCACTGAAACCGCTGAGGCCATAGGAAGACTTTCTTCAACTGCACTCAGAGCTGGTGTATCGGTGGATGAAATCATTGAACAGTTGGTGAAAGTGAAAGGAGATTATGTGCGAAACGTTGGAATTGAGATAAAGAAAGCTATAGATGACTTTGCAGAGTTATGGACAGAGAAAAACAATGTGGAAACAGAAGTTATGAGAATAGATGGAACAGCCAAAACTCCCGAAGAAGTTGAGAAATTTGTAATTGCGAATGGACTTGAGTGGAAACAGGGATATTACGTAGATATAGATGGAAATACCTATTGTCCATCGTGCTTATCGAAAAATTCACTAATTATGCAGGAAGGATGCGTTAGCTGTAAAATTTGTGGATGGTCCAGGTGCAGTTAA
- a CDS encoding GntR family transcriptional regulator produces the protein MDRTAEIVYKDLRKKIESGYYSQGTKLEDEKDLAEAYGVRRHTIRLAIKKLAEEGVVKRIKGRGTFVAAEIQKKFLGLIENSWQFRVLKSALSNSREQYSLFSEGSPVLNFEILWLEDDKPVCYEKCLVDVVKNPHILQLMNSQQKIHPVEYLSEKLSVQYIQEIYEIGKLTKSVSKHLQTDLKITIFRTIILKNQLDEVLALSILKYHPGVQIKQIRKV, from the coding sequence ATGGATAGAACCGCCGAAATCGTTTATAAAGATTTAAGAAAAAAGATCGAAAGCGGTTATTATTCACAGGGAACAAAACTCGAAGATGAAAAAGACCTGGCAGAAGCTTATGGAGTGAGAAGACATACAATCAGACTCGCCATAAAGAAACTTGCTGAGGAAGGTGTCGTAAAAAGAATCAAAGGCCGCGGCACCTTCGTAGCTGCAGAGATTCAAAAGAAGTTTCTGGGGCTGATAGAAAATTCCTGGCAATTTAGAGTACTTAAAAGTGCCCTGTCAAATTCTCGCGAGCAATACAGCCTGTTTTCAGAGGGATCTCCTGTTCTCAATTTCGAGATTCTCTGGCTGGAAGACGATAAACCTGTATGCTACGAAAAATGTCTTGTCGATGTTGTAAAAAATCCTCATATTCTTCAATTGATGAATTCTCAGCAAAAAATTCATCCTGTTGAATATCTATCTGAAAAACTTTCTGTGCAGTATATTCAGGAAATCTATGAAATAGGAAAATTAACGAAATCAGTATCAAAGCATCTTCAAACAGATCTTAAAATCACCATATTCAGAACAATAATCTTAAAAAATCAGCTCGATGAAGTGCTGGCACTTTCTATACTAAAATACCATCCAGGTGTTCAGATTAAACAAATCCGGAAAGTATAA
- a CDS encoding DUF1292 domain-containing protein codes for MEKENFEVFVLTDENNVDHHFVLLAEIENSGKKYWVCEEIMVDEEGQITDFGEIYPFEVKKDDTGNLFVDSIETEEEFDRVSEAWNNMLENDEKLRGMFNFEEHGESEEE; via the coding sequence ATGGAAAAAGAGAATTTTGAGGTTTTTGTACTGACAGACGAAAACAATGTGGATCATCATTTCGTCTTGCTTGCTGAGATCGAAAACTCAGGAAAAAAGTACTGGGTCTGTGAAGAAATAATGGTGGATGAAGAGGGACAGATCACAGACTTTGGTGAAATATATCCATTTGAAGTTAAAAAAGATGACACGGGTAATCTTTTCGTTGATTCGATAGAGACCGAAGAGGAATTTGATCGCGTGTCGGAAGCATGGAACAATATGCTTGAAAACGATGAAAAGCTGCGTGGCATGTTCAACTTCGAGGAGCACGGAGAGTCTGAAGAGGAGTAA
- a CDS encoding BMP family ABC transporter substrate-binding protein has protein sequence MKKNLIIMLMILPLMVLSYDVALLITGEIGGNPIYEMMVDGAKRASRDFGFNLKVVEGGYNPAKWEPSLIALASTGSYDLIVTFTEGMPKSVEKAAKMFPKQKFALIDGIAPLSENVYSLGFKDEEMAYLAGYFAGLITTSNLPGANRELKVGLISGDIYPAMIDRMKPAYEKGAKSVNQAIEVLFSVAGSWSDPGKGSELAQLQFSQGADIIFLVAGGTGIGAIQKARELKKYVIGVDSNIISIAPGVILACVLKRADDAIYSVLKRAYEGKLPFGNYERWGIEENVIDFTLDENYFTQFVSENIAEKMRQIFNSLKNGEIDPLEK, from the coding sequence ATGAAAAAAAATTTAATAATCATGTTGATGATTCTTCCCTTGATGGTTTTGAGCTATGATGTGGCACTCCTCATAACGGGGGAGATTGGTGGAAACCCGATATATGAAATGATGGTCGATGGAGCCAAAAGGGCATCTCGTGATTTTGGTTTTAATCTCAAAGTTGTGGAAGGTGGATATAATCCGGCAAAATGGGAACCATCTTTAATAGCGCTCGCCTCAACGGGATCTTATGATTTAATTGTAACCTTCACAGAGGGTATGCCAAAAAGCGTTGAAAAGGCAGCTAAGATGTTTCCAAAACAGAAATTCGCACTTATAGATGGTATAGCTCCTTTGTCTGAGAATGTCTACTCGCTTGGTTTTAAAGATGAGGAAATGGCCTATCTTGCAGGATATTTTGCAGGGCTTATAACAACAAGTAATCTTCCCGGTGCGAACAGGGAATTAAAAGTTGGGCTGATATCAGGAGATATTTATCCTGCCATGATTGATCGCATGAAACCAGCATACGAAAAAGGTGCTAAATCAGTTAACCAGGCAATCGAAGTACTTTTTTCAGTTGCAGGTAGCTGGTCTGACCCTGGTAAAGGATCTGAATTGGCTCAACTCCAGTTTTCTCAGGGTGCTGATATCATTTTTCTCGTTGCTGGTGGCACCGGGATTGGAGCAATCCAAAAGGCCAGAGAACTCAAAAAATATGTTATAGGTGTGGATTCAAACATCATCTCGATTGCGCCAGGTGTTATTTTGGCCTGTGTTTTGAAAAGAGCAGATGATGCTATTTACAGTGTATTGAAGAGAGCATATGAAGGAAAACTTCCTTTTGGAAACTACGAACGATGGGGTATTGAGGAAAATGTTATAGATTTTACCCTTGATGAGAATTATTTCACACAATTTGTTTCGGAAAACATTGCAGAAAAAATGAGGCAGATTTTCAATAGCCTGAAGAATGGAGAGATTGATCCACTTGAAAAGTAA
- a CDS encoding ABC transporter ATP-binding protein has product MKSKVFVEMRGIFKTFFPSNTIALKGANFVLRAGKIHALLGENGAGKTTLMKILCGLERMDSGEIFINGNPVQIKSPGDALHLKIAMVHQHLALIDDFTALENIILQKVPLKNLVFLDKNSAQKHVERLFSESKLEVNLNSKIKDLTMAERQKVEILRALYLGAQLLIFDEPTTYLSEHEAENFYRLIKWLKQNGKTVVLITHDIKEACDISDEITVLRNGRTVFSSSNKGVSHEKIAEMMVGRTKILLTKKEKKCGKVVLSVRNLSLPEETMVRNISFEISAGEIVGFAGLANSGVLDILEALIGLRKIANGEIIFFGENIEHKSVKERRKCGISYIPQNRTQVGVSADLSILENLLAIKYYEKNFTRFKYFLNYKTVENWARELLKKFDIQTKSVWQPVSTLSGGNIQRLLIARELSAVPKLLIASDPTAGLDVHSTAMVHKFLLNLRNDNVAVILYSSDLEELLKICDRIIVVKDGTLKDEFVVDENISKVKLFGVMA; this is encoded by the coding sequence TTGAAAAGTAAGGTTTTTGTTGAAATGAGGGGAATCTTCAAAACTTTTTTTCCCAGCAATACGATCGCTTTAAAGGGAGCTAATTTTGTATTGAGAGCAGGTAAAATACACGCTTTGCTTGGAGAAAACGGAGCTGGTAAAACTACTTTGATGAAAATCCTCTGCGGTCTGGAAAGAATGGATAGTGGAGAAATTTTTATCAATGGTAACCCTGTTCAAATAAAAAGCCCGGGGGATGCGCTCCACCTTAAAATAGCAATGGTTCACCAACATCTTGCATTAATAGATGACTTTACAGCTCTTGAGAACATTATCCTTCAGAAAGTTCCTTTAAAAAACCTTGTTTTCCTGGATAAAAATTCGGCTCAGAAGCATGTTGAGAGATTATTTTCTGAATCAAAACTTGAGGTCAATCTGAATTCAAAAATCAAAGATCTTACAATGGCTGAAAGGCAGAAGGTTGAAATATTGAGAGCTCTGTATCTTGGGGCTCAACTTTTGATATTTGATGAGCCAACAACTTATCTTTCTGAACATGAGGCAGAAAATTTTTACAGGTTAATAAAATGGCTCAAGCAGAATGGGAAAACTGTTGTTCTCATAACTCACGATATTAAAGAAGCCTGCGATATATCTGATGAAATTACTGTGTTGAGAAACGGAAGGACTGTATTTTCCTCGTCAAATAAAGGTGTCTCACACGAAAAAATAGCGGAAATGATGGTTGGTAGGACAAAAATTCTTCTGACAAAAAAAGAAAAAAAATGTGGAAAAGTGGTGCTATCTGTTAGAAATTTGTCCCTGCCTGAGGAGACAATGGTGAGAAATATTTCTTTTGAAATCAGTGCTGGAGAAATAGTTGGGTTTGCCGGTTTGGCGAACAGTGGCGTTTTAGATATTCTTGAGGCTTTGATTGGTTTGAGGAAAATTGCTAATGGAGAGATTATCTTCTTTGGTGAGAATATAGAACACAAATCGGTGAAAGAGAGAAGAAAATGTGGTATAAGTTACATACCTCAAAACAGAACGCAAGTTGGGGTTTCTGCTGATTTATCAATACTGGAAAATCTTCTCGCTATCAAATATTACGAGAAAAATTTTACCAGATTCAAATATTTCTTAAACTACAAAACAGTAGAGAATTGGGCAAGAGAACTTTTGAAAAAATTCGATATTCAGACAAAATCAGTATGGCAACCTGTAAGTACCTTATCAGGCGGAAATATTCAGAGACTTTTGATTGCAAGGGAGCTCAGTGCTGTGCCAAAGCTTTTGATTGCTTCTGACCCAACAGCAGGTCTTGATGTACATTCAACTGCTATGGTGCACAAGTTTTTGTTGAATTTGAGAAACGATAATGTAGCTGTAATACTGTACTCAAGTGATTTAGAAGAACTTTTGAAAATTTGTGACAGAATTATAGTTGTGAAAGATGGCACGCTTAAAGATGAGTTTGTCGTCGATGAAAATATTTCGAAAGTTAAACTTTTCGGAGTGATGGCTTAA
- a CDS encoding ABC transporter permease — MRYSAGWLTFFLFTITVAFALGIAIIFLTSDFPLESVKWFFFGPVSNLYFLGNMLSNSIPLIMTAIAAVVSFSSGLFNLGLEGQVYFGAFFGTLTALFLPDIPSFFAKMIVLLAAFFAGMMLSGVSVFLKIKLNIDELISSFLLSQATVHIIDYFLNGPMRDPSAGLAASKYIDLSFSKILPPSQLHSGIFISAFFCFALYMLMNYSWFGLETRIAKNRRFAEYIGVDVKGVWVLTMLISGGIAGLSGMVDVLGVHSRVVKGFSAGYGFNGIAVALIARNNPILVIPAAIFFSYLEAGSQVASFMSDITPEMSRIIQGAIFYLVTAEAILDFIAKRKVKKIW, encoded by the coding sequence GTGAGATATTCTGCTGGATGGTTGACATTTTTCCTTTTCACAATCACCGTGGCCTTCGCTTTAGGAATAGCCATAATTTTTCTCACAAGTGATTTCCCTCTTGAGTCAGTGAAATGGTTTTTTTTTGGACCTGTATCCAACCTTTATTTTCTGGGAAATATGCTGAGCAACTCTATACCGTTGATTATGACGGCTATCGCCGCCGTTGTCTCCTTTTCATCCGGGTTGTTCAACCTCGGTTTGGAAGGACAGGTATATTTCGGAGCATTTTTTGGGACATTAACAGCTTTATTTTTGCCAGATATTCCATCTTTCTTTGCCAAGATGATTGTTTTGCTGGCAGCTTTTTTTGCTGGTATGATGCTATCGGGCGTTTCTGTTTTTTTGAAGATAAAACTTAATATAGATGAACTTATTTCTTCTTTTCTTTTGAGTCAGGCGACTGTGCACATAATAGATTATTTTCTAAATGGGCCGATGAGAGATCCTTCAGCCGGTCTTGCGGCTTCAAAATACATTGATTTGAGTTTTTCAAAAATTCTTCCACCTTCACAGTTGCATTCAGGTATCTTCATAAGTGCATTCTTTTGTTTTGCTTTGTACATGCTCATGAATTATTCATGGTTTGGTTTGGAGACAAGGATTGCGAAAAATCGAAGGTTTGCAGAATATATTGGTGTTGATGTCAAAGGTGTGTGGGTTCTTACCATGTTGATTAGTGGAGGTATAGCTGGTTTAAGTGGTATGGTGGATGTGCTCGGTGTGCACTCGAGAGTCGTGAAAGGTTTTTCCGCTGGTTATGGATTCAATGGCATAGCTGTTGCCCTGATTGCAAGAAATAATCCAATCCTGGTAATACCTGCAGCTATCTTCTTTTCATACTTAGAGGCAGGTTCGCAGGTTGCCTCGTTTATGTCCGATATAACACCAGAAATGTCAAGAATCATTCAAGGAGCTATTTTTTATTTAGTTACTGCTGAGGCGATACTCGATTTTATCGCCAAAAGGAAGGTTAAGAAAATATGGTAG
- a CDS encoding ABC transporter permease: MVGGFLHLVISSTVPVVLASIGGMFSNVSGKLNIGLEGMILTSAFFGVYSAYSSKSLLVGILAGIISSCVLAFVMAYLSFFLKANIFVVGLATNLFAMGLTVFLGAVLFGSKGTLIFDKAPLLRNIELPIKNIDFLRELLSGYNIIEYSTPFLVLLSHLVLFKTPFGYRLRAIGKNETAAADIGINVRKTRTIAYLAGGIFTGLSGLALSLPLGSFVAGMSNNRGWMALVAVILGGEKPVNVMVVSFFFGLITSLSNVLQTSTKLPSDLLMSLPYFATVLAMVLYSLTRKRVWFKR, from the coding sequence ATGGTAGGCGGATTTTTGCATCTTGTGATATCGTCAACTGTACCAGTGGTACTGGCATCGATTGGAGGCATGTTTAGCAATGTTTCAGGAAAATTGAATATAGGGCTCGAAGGTATGATATTAACTTCCGCGTTTTTTGGTGTTTACAGTGCATATTCATCAAAAAGTCTTTTGGTAGGTATTCTTGCCGGGATTATTTCTTCATGTGTCCTTGCTTTCGTCATGGCATACTTGAGCTTTTTTTTGAAGGCCAATATATTTGTTGTGGGCCTTGCAACAAATCTTTTTGCAATGGGTTTGACGGTTTTTCTCGGGGCTGTTTTATTTGGTTCAAAAGGAACATTGATATTTGATAAAGCGCCATTATTGAGAAATATTGAATTACCGATCAAAAATATTGACTTTCTTAGAGAATTATTGAGTGGGTACAACATTATTGAATACTCAACTCCATTTTTAGTATTGCTGAGCCACCTGGTTCTTTTTAAAACGCCTTTTGGCTATAGATTGAGGGCAATTGGAAAGAATGAGACAGCGGCAGCAGATATAGGAATAAACGTAAGAAAAACCAGAACAATTGCTTATTTAGCAGGTGGGATCTTCACAGGTCTATCTGGCTTAGCTCTCTCGCTACCTCTCGGATCGTTTGTTGCAGGTATGAGCAATAATCGTGGCTGGATGGCACTCGTGGCTGTTATACTTGGAGGTGAAAAACCTGTGAATGTGATGGTTGTTTCTTTTTTCTTTGGGCTGATCACATCTCTGTCCAATGTCTTACAGACTTCTACAAAATTGCCTTCTGACTTACTGATGAGCCTGCCTTACTTTGCAACAGTTCTTGCAATGGTGTTATATTCTCTTACAAGAAAGCGGGTGTGGTTCAAAAGATGA
- a CDS encoding MurR/RpiR family transcriptional regulator, translating into MNVSVFQKMKDMMPSMSRSQIRIAQFIIENPSKVLNMNILELARSCESSPSTVVEFSKKLGFSGYKSFQIALAQEIALFETLKPDSDRLRRICRDFLGFVFSELKQSVELISDEVLTRASDIILKSNVVEIFAYGFDSIAGKDLFLKLKEFGFQVNFFSNPFLQSISASHLGNRGCAVAISSSHSSTDLLDAISFSKKSGASVIAIASPSSKIAEVCDILLPAYARTEILSEGGFLTKYLQIVIVDLLILKMFEIDKDRLYEKYKHFETILSQKRRGDKGVF; encoded by the coding sequence ATGAATGTAAGTGTTTTTCAAAAGATGAAAGATATGATGCCTTCAATGAGCAGATCGCAGATACGAATTGCACAATTCATCATAGAAAATCCATCAAAAGTGTTAAATATGAATATTCTTGAACTCGCGCGCAGTTGTGAGAGTTCTCCTTCAACTGTAGTGGAATTTTCAAAAAAACTTGGTTTTTCTGGCTACAAATCTTTTCAGATAGCCCTTGCTCAAGAAATAGCACTTTTTGAAACCCTTAAACCGGATTCTGATCGATTGAGGCGTATATGCAGGGATTTTCTTGGTTTTGTGTTTTCAGAATTAAAACAATCTGTTGAATTAATAAGCGATGAGGTTCTCACAAGAGCATCGGATATTATTTTAAAAAGTAATGTCGTGGAGATTTTTGCCTATGGATTTGATAGCATAGCAGGAAAAGATCTATTCCTGAAGCTGAAAGAATTCGGTTTTCAGGTTAATTTCTTTTCAAATCCTTTTCTTCAAAGCATATCTGCTTCTCACCTCGGAAATCGCGGGTGTGCCGTAGCTATTTCAAGCAGCCATTCTTCCACGGATTTACTTGACGCAATAAGTTTTTCAAAAAAATCTGGTGCTTCAGTAATAGCAATAGCCTCACCAAGTTCAAAGATAGCTGAAGTTTGTGATATTCTCTTACCGGCTTATGCCAGGACAGAGATATTATCCGAAGGAGGATTTCTGACGAAATATCTCCAGATTGTTATTGTGGATCTTTTGATTCTGAAAATGTTTGAAATTGACAAAGATAGACTGTATGAGAAATACAAACATTTTGAGACAATTTTGTCGCAGAAAAGAAGGGGAGACAAGGGTGTTTTCTGA